The genomic interval CCGTAAGGGGATCCGTGCCTGCTGCAGGTTCATCGATAAGGGCAAGTGAATTGCTGCCGGGTGCATTGAGCATCTCAAGCTGTTCGACCAGACGCGCTGAATAGGTGCTCTGATGCCGGGCTATCGACTGCTGGTCTCCGATGGAAACATGAATCCTATCGAAGAACGGCAAAGTGGACTCCGCATCAGCGCAGGAACCTATTCCTGACTGTGACGTAACTATAGCCAGTCCCACTGCTTTGAGCAGTACACTTTTCCCCCCCGCATTGGGTCCGCTCACGATCAATACTCTCCAGTCCTCAGGGAGTACAACACTGTTCCTGACAATTTCTTTTTCGGGTATCAGAGGATGTCTCAGATTTATCAGTGAAAGACATCCCCGTGAAGGAAAAACCGTTCCGTATTCTTTGTGGAAGGAAGCCCTTGCGAAAATTGCGTCCAGTGATGCCGAAGCGTCAAAACACTGTTTCAGGTAGTCAAGGTGTTCCCTTATCTCAAGCGACGCCTCCTTCAGAATCCTCCGCTTCTCGTAATCAAGATCCAACGATGCTTCCCTGAGGGCATTACCGTCTTCTACAAGCGCAGACGGTTCAATGAAGATTGTCTCGCCACTTTCGGACCGGTCATGAACGATTCCTCGAACATCATTCTTTTTTGAAGCGATGACTGGCAAAACGTACCGATTATCCCTTAACGTAGGTGGCAAATCTCTGAGGATGTTCCTGCTGGAAAGAGATGATGAAATTTGCTCGATCCGCTTCGAGAGCCTCCTCTTGAGTCTGTCCACCTGTTTCACGAGCCTGTGGAATTCCTTCGACGCGTCTGGAGAAATATCTCCATCCGGCGTGGTTATTAAAATCAGCCTGTCGGACAGCTTACGCAGCCGTGGAATCCGCTCGAGGTACTTCTCAAGCGCTGAACAATCAACTGCTTCATCCCTTGAGGAATCGACAGACTGAATAAATCGATCAAGGTCTGAGAGTATTGAACCAACTGTTCTCAGCTGTATCGGTTCAAGTACAATTACGCCGTTATCGAGAAGATCACAGATTTCATGAAGATCGTCGTTACCACCTGCTGGAATACTGATACCGTTAGCAAGCAGTTCGGCAGCAGCTTCCGTTTCCCGCTGGAGCTCATCGGCTGTTTCCCTCAGCCAGCCAGGTTTGAGTGACAGAACCTCTGCTTTTCCTGCCCCGCTTACGGTTCTTACAGCGATGTTTTCGAGAACCTTCTGGAATTCCAGACGCATAAGGGAATTGGTCATGGTAGAAAAGCCTGCAGCAACTATGATGAGGGTATGAAATGGTCTGATTCACCAAGCTCCTTCAGTATCTTTTTCTCCTTTCTTGAAAGCTTTTTCGGGACGTGTACATCGGCAACCACGACAATATCGCCCCTTCCGAATCCCTTCAATTTCTTTATCCCTTTTCTTTTCAGCACGAGCCTTTCACCAGGCTGTACTCCGGGGGGAATTGAAATATTCATTGTTTCTTCCTCTATGGCAGGAATGGTAATCTCAGTACCCAGAGCCGCATCGGGGAAAGATATCCTGGTTCTGTAAATCAAATCGTAATCCTCACGCTTGAATTCACCGTAATCGATATTCCTTATTCTCAGAATAGCGTCTCCGGGATGACCCTCATCTCCGGGAAAATGTCCCTGCCCCCTGAGCCTTATGAAATGCCCCTCGGTAATCCCCGCTGGAATATCTACTGAAATCGTTCTTTCCCTGGATTCAAGCCTTGATCCCATGCACCTGGGACATACTCTCACGGGGATCTCGCCTCTGCCATTGCAGGATGGACAGACCGAAACCGACTGCATTGCTCCCAGGAGAGTTCTTCTGACTGTTCTTATCCTTCCCTGCCCTCCGCACCTTTCGCACCGCTTTAATCCTTCAGAGGGATCTGCTCCCGTTCCATTGCAGATACTGCAATGTTCATTTCTTTCCAATTTAAACTCACGGGAGCTGCCCATGACTACTTCGTTCAGGTCCAGCTTAATATCAATGACAGCATCTCCACCTCTGGAGGTTTCTCTTGGGCGGCCGAATCCGAAAATATCCTGGAAAGACCTTAAGGCGTCATCCATTCCGAATCCACCAAAGAAATCGGACATATCTGGCATTCCATCCGCCGAACCCGTTCTGTCAAATCTATCCCTTTTACCGGGATCGCTGAGAATTTCGTAAGCCTGGGTTATCTCCTTGAATCGA from Candidatus Aegiribacteria sp. carries:
- a CDS encoding Smr/MutS family protein, which produces MTNSLMRLEFQKVLENIAVRTVSGAGKAEVLSLKPGWLRETADELQRETEAAAELLANGISIPAGGNDDLHEICDLLDNGVIVLEPIQLRTVGSILSDLDRFIQSVDSSRDEAVDCSALEKYLERIPRLRKLSDRLILITTPDGDISPDASKEFHRLVKQVDRLKRRLSKRIEQISSSLSSRNILRDLPPTLRDNRYVLPVIASKKNDVRGIVHDRSESGETIFIEPSALVEDGNALREASLDLDYEKRRILKEASLEIREHLDYLKQCFDASASLDAIFARASFHKEYGTVFPSRGCLSLINLRHPLIPEKEIVRNSVVLPEDWRVLIVSGPNAGGKSVLLKAVGLAIVTSQSGIGSCADAESTLPFFDRIHVSIGDQQSIARHQSTYSARLVEQLEMLNAPGSNSLALIDEPAAGTDPLTGTALAASVLEHLAGSGCRLIVTTHQGQLKSFARGRVGFYNGCMNFQSDSLQPDYSFIAGIPGSSFTLEIAKRMGFPDAVLTKAQELSGDSFKLDRMLEEVTSARKEVHLLLADLEREREENRESLERKEAELKSARNDLLAQRRRIEKDYQEIEHSVNSRADSLLARLAKTESAEERRELRAQVREVSRIPHDHRKVSTIDNNPADGDIEPGDWVSVKGWSGCGKVEETGKGQASVILGNLRLRKPLCDLRKVPAPDEKPSSAGWSVPVDAETELDLRGMSADEALTELDRVLDDGIVTGIPFINIIHGKGKGILMKAVVDMVRSDGRVAAFRQGRPSEGGTGVTIVSLHPPVKKS
- a CDS encoding J domain-containing protein, which encodes MGSNPYEVLGVEKQADHATVKSAYRKLALKYHPDRNPGDKAAENRFKEITQAYEILSDPGKRDRFDRTGSADGMPDMSDFFGGFGMDDALRSFQDIFGFGRPRETSRGGDAVIDIKLDLNEVVMGSSREFKLERNEHCSICNGTGADPSEGLKRCERCGGQGRIRTVRRTLLGAMQSVSVCPSCNGRGEIPVRVCPRCMGSRLESRERTISVDIPAGITEGHFIRLRGQGHFPGDEGHPGDAILRIRNIDYGEFKREDYDLIYRTRISFPDAALGTEITIPAIEEETMNISIPPGVQPGERLVLKRKGIKKLKGFGRGDIVVVADVHVPKKLSRKEKKILKELGESDHFIPSS